From the Garra rufa chromosome 17, GarRuf1.0, whole genome shotgun sequence genome, one window contains:
- the txnipa gene encoding thioredoxin interacting protein a, whose protein sequence is MVAMTKRVKVFEIVFNDPSKTFYCSGDKVAGKILVEVLEVTRVMAMKVLGVGCAKVEYAKGKQRCREEVDYLKYEEVVHLDDQPADTDGSVILRPGNKYEYSFGFELPQQGHLVSSYKGKFGFVQYFVKALMERPAQPALECKRHFEVEEPLDVNTPDLLSPTGGMKEKKVTCMFIPDGQVSLNAKIDRRGFCEGEEICIDAKFENTCSRIVVPKAAIIAKHTYQANGRTKVFRQKLSSVRGNHIISGMCDAWQGKSIRVPKIKPSILGCNIIRVEYALMIYMHIPGSDKLVLELPLVIGTVPYNGFGSRTNSMSSQDGSVSNASNSWVSLRMPSSAPPSYCDVTRDCSMDQPLTPLLDDYDGGDSPIFMNAPQFQFPPLPAYSEIDEEFNGNARMLPVC, encoded by the exons ATGGTGGCGATGACAAAAAGAGTCAAGGTCTTCGAGATCGTTTTCAACGATCCATCCAAGACCTTCTACTGCAGTGGAGATAAAGTGGCTGGGAAGATCTTGGTGGAGGTCTTGGAGGTGACCAGAGTGATGGCCATGAAGGTCCTAGGAGTCGGATGCGCCAAAGTGGAGTACGCGAAAGGCAAACAGAGATGCCGTGAAGAAGTTGACTATCTGAAGTATGAAGAAGTGGTTCATCTGGATGACCAGCCAGCTG ACACAGATGGTTCGGTCATCCTCCGCCCTGGCAACAAGTATGAATACTCCTTCGGCTTTGAGCTTCCTCAACAAGG ACATCTGGTGTCTTCCTACAAGGGAAAGTTTGGCTTTGTTCAATACTTCGTGAAGGCTCTGATGGAAAGACCTGCTCAGCCCGCTTTGGAGTGCAAGAGGCACTTTGAAGTTGAAGAACCCTTGGATGTCAACACTCCAGACTTGCTG TCCCCAACTGGAGGCATGAAGGAGAAGAAGGTCACCTGCATGTTCATCCCAGACGGCCAAGTTTCTCTGAACGCCAAAATCGACAGGCGTGGTTTCTGCGAGGGTGAAGAGATCTGCATCGATGCCAAATTTGAAAACACCTGCTCTCGCATCGTGGTACCCAAAGCGGCCATCATCGCCAAGCACACCTACCAGGCCAACGGCCGCACCAAGGTCTTCAGGCAAAAGCTCTCCTCAGTACGTGGCAACCACATTATCTCGGGCATGTGCGACGCCTGGCAAGGCAAGAGCATCCGTGTGCCCAAGATCAAGCCGTCTATTTTGGGTTGCAACATCATTCGAGTCGAATATGCGCTCATG ATTTACATGCACATCCCAGGAAGCGATAAGTTGGTTCTGGAGCTGCCTTTGGTCATTGGGACCGTTCCCTACAATGGTTTCGGTAGCCGCACCAACAGCATGAGCAGCCAAGATGGCTCCGTCAGCAATGCATCGAATAGCTGGGTGTCCCTACGGATGCCATCATCCGCCCCGCCAAGCTACTGTGACGTTACACGCGACTGCAGTATGGACCAACCTCTTACGCCTCTATTGGATGACTATGATGGTGGAGACAGTCCTATCTTCATGAACGCACCCCAATTCCAGTTTCCCCCACTCCCTGCTTATTCTGAG